One window from the genome of Hemitrygon akajei chromosome 4, sHemAka1.3, whole genome shotgun sequence encodes:
- the LOC140726599 gene encoding uncharacterized protein has protein sequence MTPWKTLIWVGVMLLGKAPMAEAGRGGDACGANIILNADPHTGRTFQFDLCDVINCWGDKKAWTGYNVYMCPFTLGYPNPWVKECSAWINVWWWTGPDQSWLDNRPNNRGSSKPYYEFNRKVSLYRGSVWGRKQGVNPLILTLKEEIHNPFSMKGWSSQTCSTRRGSEVREHGAGGVLYLIIRADVTGRDPWGIIRINLGTHTDPGLGPTASPVLVKSSDTNKITPREYIAIETGYVEANAWVDRVVQYTTQAAIGDCWVCATGKPTLLMSPSPFEEGNDTFRCALELMSLTNPSAGCKSWETYFPMAPANVTPPAFRVDPIRNITCVTNLSPSDQPYRVGNIPDSACSTWISLTGTENATMLTVSRADLWWYCGKRVLYNWLPVNWEGTCTLITLNVPLFIAAKNPGDYTLNPIPDEIGRWYRNKRALTERGERNPDGIWIDAIG, from the coding sequence ATGACGCCATGGAAAACCCTGATATGGGTAGGAGTAATGCTCCTAGGTAAGGCGCCGATGGCCGaagcgggaaggggaggagatGCGTGCGGAGCGAATATCATCCTTAATGCGGACCCTCATACAGGTAGGACATTCCAGTTCGACCTGTGCGATGTGATCAACTGCTGGGGCGACAAGAAAGCCTGGACTGGGTATAATGTCTACATGTGTCCATTCACCTTGGGATACCCGAACCCATGGGTAAAGGAGTGTAGCGCATGGATAAATGTATGGTGGTGGACAGGCCCAGACCAGTCCTGGCTGGATAATAGGCCAAACAATCGAGGGTCCTCCAAACCCTACTATGAGTTTAATAGGAAGGTGAGCCTTTACAGGGGCTCTGTTTGGGGAAGAAAGCAGGGAGTGAACCCGTTAATCCTGACACTCAAGGAAGAAATACACAACCCTTTTAGTATGAAGGGATGGTCGTCACAGACCTGCTCCACTCGTcgcgggtcagaggtcagggagcATGGGGCGGGGGGCGTGCTCTATCTGATCATAAGGGCGGACGTGACAGGCCGAGACCCATGGGGAATTATCCGGATCAATCTGGGAACCCACACAGACCCAGGATTGGGTCCCACAGCCAGCCCTGTTCTGGTAAAGAGTTCGGACACGAATAAGATAACTCCCCGGGAGTATATTGCAATTGAGACAGGGTACGTGGAAGCAAACGCCTGGGTTGACCGAGTGGTCCAATACACCACCCAGGCAGCGATAGGGGACTGCTGGGTATGTGCTACGGGGAAACCCACACTCCTCATGAGTCCCAGCCCCTTCGAGGAAGGAAATGACACCTTCCGTTGCGCTCTCGAACTCATGTCACTAACCAACCCCTCTGCCGGGTGTAAGTCCTGGGAAACCTATTTCCCCATGGCCCCGGCCAATGTGACCCCACCAGCCTTTAGGGTGGACCCGATCAGGAACATCACTTGCGTTACTAACCTGTCCCCATCGGATCAGCCCTACAGAGTGGGCAACATACCTGACAGTGCGTGTTCTACCTGGATCAGTCTTACTGGCACCGAAAACgccaccatgctgactgtcagcaGAGCGGACCTCTGGTGGTACTGTGGGAAACGGGTCCTATATAATTGGCTACCTGTAAACTGGGAGGGGACCTGCACCCTGATCACTCTAAATGTACCTCTTTTCATTGCGGCAAAGAATCCAGGGGACTACACCCTCAACCCAATCCCTGATGAAATCGGGAGGTGGTATAGGAACAAGAGGGCGCTCACTGAAAGGGGGGAAAGGAACCCCGATGGGATATGGATCGATGCTATCGGTTAG